A portion of the Deinococcus peraridilitoris DSM 19664 genome contains these proteins:
- a CDS encoding GNAT family N-acetyltransferase — MPRSSPHERTLSEQLRNPVWHALQGPQRCYAISTPQAARFHPDFASQAALGQGTPQAWDQLRTLTGAQESVDLFHDEPLKIGEGWERRFEVPLVQMVLKSSPEVNSPRPGVRIEALGVPQVPAMLQLVALTRPGPFRSRTVELGQYLGVWQEETLIAMAGQRVRLEGAGEISGVCTHPDFRRRGLALALVSRLARDMQAAGVLPFLHVNAQNTAAIAAYTALGFRVSREIRVSVVRPLAHHQNPREHS, encoded by the coding sequence ATGCCCCGGTCCTCCCCTCACGAGCGCACCCTGTCCGAACAGCTCCGCAATCCCGTCTGGCACGCCCTGCAAGGTCCACAGCGATGCTACGCAATCAGCACCCCGCAAGCGGCCCGCTTTCATCCCGACTTCGCTTCCCAGGCGGCGCTCGGTCAAGGCACCCCGCAAGCCTGGGATCAGCTGCGGACACTGACCGGCGCGCAGGAGTCCGTCGACCTCTTTCATGACGAACCACTGAAGATCGGTGAAGGATGGGAGCGGCGTTTCGAGGTGCCTCTCGTGCAGATGGTCCTGAAGTCCTCACCCGAGGTGAACTCGCCACGGCCCGGTGTGCGCATCGAGGCGCTGGGCGTTCCGCAGGTGCCTGCCATGCTGCAGCTCGTCGCGCTCACCAGGCCCGGCCCGTTTCGTTCGCGCACCGTCGAACTCGGGCAGTACCTCGGTGTCTGGCAGGAAGAAACCTTGATCGCCATGGCCGGGCAGCGCGTCCGGCTCGAAGGCGCCGGGGAAATCAGCGGCGTCTGCACCCACCCCGACTTTCGCCGCCGGGGCCTCGCGCTCGCGCTGGTGTCGCGCCTCGCGCGGGACATGCAGGCGGCCGGGGTGCTGCCCTTTCTGCACGTCAACGCCCAGAACACCGCCGCCATCGCGGCGTACACCGCGCTCGGCTTCCGTGTTTCGCGCGAAATTCGTGTCAGTGTCGTCCGACCGCTTGCCCACCACCAAAACCCCAGGGAGCATTCATGA
- a CDS encoding DoxX family protein, translated as MNIDLALLIIRVAVGLFIAVHGAQKLFGAFGGYGLKGTTGWIASLGLKPAPLWTLAAALGEFGGGLLLALGLLTPLGAIAVAATMVMAIALAHWPKVFATDGGYEYPLIVAATATALAIAGPGAYSLDGALGLRVPAALSGVVAVLAALSVLGGPHDAQSAGCRHPGRRLIPGGPEADVAGPLIT; from the coding sequence ATGAACATCGACTTGGCCCTGCTCATCATCCGCGTTGCCGTCGGCCTCTTCATCGCCGTGCACGGAGCCCAGAAACTCTTCGGTGCCTTTGGCGGCTACGGCCTGAAAGGCACCACGGGCTGGATTGCCAGCCTCGGCCTCAAGCCTGCCCCGCTGTGGACGCTCGCGGCAGCACTGGGCGAGTTCGGCGGCGGCCTGCTGCTCGCACTCGGCCTGCTTACGCCCCTCGGCGCCATCGCCGTTGCCGCCACGATGGTCATGGCGATCGCCCTCGCCCACTGGCCCAAAGTCTTCGCCACCGACGGCGGCTACGAATACCCGTTGATCGTGGCCGCCACCGCCACTGCCCTTGCCATCGCCGGACCGGGCGCCTACTCGCTCGACGGCGCCCTGGGACTCCGCGTTCCCGCCGCCCTCTCGGGCGTGGTCGCCGTGCTCGCCGCACTGAGCGTGCTTGGTGGCCCTCATGACGCGCAAAGCGCCGGCTGCCGGCACCCAGGCCGCCGACTGATTCCGGGCGGGCCTGAAGCAGACGTTGCAGGCCCGCTCATCACCTGA
- a CDS encoding NAD(P)-dependent oxidoreductase — MKILLIGASGFVGGRILQEALNRSHEVTALVRRAGTLSEHAHLRTVHGDATDTALLTQLAREHDAIILSVTARKPGDTPVPEVARAVMQSVKSAATTRLFVVGGAGSLEVAPGLALIDTPEFPQEYKAEAQQSREVLQELRTSELNWTYLSPAIEIAPGERTASFRTGGDTLMTDGQGRSFISAEDYAVAVLNELEGPRHERRRFSVAY; from the coding sequence ATGAAGATTCTTCTGATCGGCGCTTCCGGCTTCGTCGGTGGACGCATCCTGCAAGAAGCCCTGAACCGAAGCCACGAGGTCACCGCCCTCGTGCGCCGCGCGGGCACCCTGAGTGAACACGCACACCTGCGCACCGTACACGGTGACGCTACGGACACGGCGCTGCTCACACAACTCGCCCGGGAACACGACGCCATCATCCTGTCCGTCACCGCACGCAAACCCGGCGACACCCCCGTACCCGAGGTGGCGCGGGCCGTGATGCAAAGCGTGAAGAGCGCAGCAACAACACGCCTCTTCGTGGTGGGCGGCGCTGGCAGCCTGGAGGTCGCGCCCGGCCTGGCCCTGATCGACACGCCCGAGTTTCCGCAGGAATACAAGGCCGAAGCCCAGCAGAGCCGTGAGGTGCTGCAGGAACTGCGCACGAGTGAACTCAACTGGACGTACCTCAGCCCCGCCATTGAGATCGCCCCAGGAGAACGCACTGCTTCCTTTCGCACCGGTGGTGACACGCTCATGACCGACGGGCAGGGCCGGAGCTTCATCAGCGCCGAAGATTACGCCGTGGCCGTCCTGAACGAACTCGAAGGGCCACGCCACGAACGCCGGCGTTTCAGCGTCGCGTACTGA
- a CDS encoding VOC family protein → MTPALNYPIPSHSTLPELRSARPAAGRGTHDLSRNLLHSPARRQLFRLRPAQQYHAWTERLTSSGIPFSGEVDRYYFRSLYIREPGGSLFELATDGPGFAVDEDAATLGERLALPPFLEPQRAHIEANLKLLS, encoded by the coding sequence ATGACCCCGGCCCTCAATTACCCCATACCCAGCCACAGCACGCTGCCCGAACTCCGGAGCGCGCGGCCTGCCGCAGGACGAGGTACTCATGACCTTTCCCGAAACCTCCTACACAGCCCTGCCCGACGCCAGCTTTTCCGGCTCAGGCCTGCACAGCAGTACCACGCCTGGACCGAGCGCCTGACGAGCAGCGGTATTCCCTTCAGCGGCGAGGTGGACCGTTATTACTTCCGCAGCCTCTATATCCGCGAGCCAGGCGGCAGCCTGTTCGAACTGGCCACCGACGGCCCGGGCTTCGCGGTCGACGAGGATGCGGCCACCCTGGGCGAGCGTCTGGCCCTGCCACCCTTTCTGGAGCCCCAGCGCGCGCACATCGAAGCCAACCTCAAACTTCTTTCCTGA
- a CDS encoding winged helix-turn-helix transcriptional regulator — protein sequence MNDFDHALCPRYHRAVEIIGRRWNGAILLMMLRGATRFTELRGAIPDISDKMLSERLKELEHEGLIRRTVIPDTPVRVEYQLTDKGRALQAVVESISSWAEAWVDHAETVS from the coding sequence ATGAATGACTTCGACCACGCCCTCTGCCCCCGCTACCACCGCGCGGTCGAGATCATCGGGCGTCGTTGGAACGGCGCCATCCTGCTGATGATGCTGCGCGGCGCCACTCGCTTCACCGAACTGCGTGGGGCCATTCCCGACATCAGCGACAAGATGCTCAGCGAGCGCCTCAAGGAACTCGAACACGAAGGCCTGATTCGCCGCACGGTCATTCCCGACACCCCGGTGCGCGTCGAGTACCAGCTGACCGACAAGGGCCGCGCGCTGCAGGCCGTCGTCGAAAGCATCAGCAGCTGGGCCGAGGCGTGGGTGGACCACGCCGAAACCGTCTCCTGA
- a CDS encoding VOC family protein, whose product MTTPALHPHLQLGPVELSIADLARSADFYQRALGLAVLKQDGQRLELGVPGRPLLVLHERSGAPMSPRNSPGLYHFALLLPSRADLGRWLQHAARLGLRLGQSDHLVSEAFYLSDPDGHGIEVYRDRPRGEWQWNAGEVRMASDPIDIQGLVSESGAQLPWTGAPEGTVMGHIHLRVRDLAATEAFYTGVLGFDVVARWPGALFVSVGGYHHHFGLNTWQSENGPDASPQSAKLERAWLRLPDGAAVHNVTGRLRSAEVPFTEEGSVLSVRDPAGNLLSFTV is encoded by the coding sequence ATGACCACCCCTGCCCTGCACCCCCACCTGCAACTCGGACCGGTCGAGCTGAGCATCGCCGACCTCGCGCGCAGCGCTGACTTCTATCAGCGGGCGCTGGGTCTGGCTGTCCTGAAGCAGGACGGTCAGCGCCTGGAGCTCGGGGTTCCGGGCCGCCCGCTGCTGGTGCTGCACGAACGCAGCGGTGCGCCGATGTCACCGCGCAACTCGCCCGGCCTCTACCACTTCGCTTTGCTGCTGCCTTCGCGCGCCGATCTGGGCCGCTGGCTGCAGCACGCCGCCCGCCTCGGCTTGCGCCTGGGGCAGAGCGATCACCTGGTCAGCGAAGCGTTCTACCTGAGCGACCCCGACGGGCACGGCATCGAGGTGTACCGTGACCGCCCGCGCGGCGAGTGGCAGTGGAACGCGGGCGAGGTGCGCATGGCAAGCGACCCCATCGACATTCAGGGCCTGGTGAGCGAGAGCGGCGCGCAACTTCCCTGGACCGGCGCGCCAGAGGGCACCGTGATGGGCCACATTCACCTGCGGGTGCGCGACCTCGCGGCCACCGAAGCCTTTTACACGGGTGTGCTGGGCTTTGACGTCGTGGCCCGCTGGCCGGGCGCGCTGTTCGTGTCGGTCGGCGGCTACCACCATCACTTCGGCCTGAACACTTGGCAAAGCGAAAACGGCCCCGACGCCTCCCCGCAGAGCGCCAAGCTGGAGCGCGCCTGGCTCCGGCTGCCGGACGGCGCGGCCGTACACAACGTCACCGGGCGCCTGCGAAGCGCCGAGGTTCCCTTCACGGAAGAAGGCAGCGTGCTCAGCGTGCGCGATCCGGCCGGAAATCTCCTGAGCTTCACGGTCTGA
- a CDS encoding ring-cleaving dioxygenase, which yields MDLTGIHHLTAVSANIRENYRFYTAVMGMRLVKRSVNQDDVRAYHLFYSDAVGSPGNDLTFFDWNVPREQRGTHSITRTALRVHGEGALRWWETHLRDHGVQTGTISERDARLVLDFEDPEGQRLTLIDDGGAGDETHPWERSSVPAEYQIRGLGPITISVPNLRPTDIVLTKALNMRPVRQYAHPETPEHTVYVYEMGQGGPDKELHVAVQPGLPFAQGGAGGVHHVAFRVPDEEQYHAWTERLANMGIRTSGEVDRYYFRSLYFREPGGILFELATDGPGFAVDEDPATLGESVVLPPFLEPRRAEILANLKPID from the coding sequence ATGGACCTCACCGGCATTCACCACCTCACTGCCGTTTCAGCCAATATCCGCGAGAATTACCGCTTCTACACGGCCGTCATGGGCATGCGCCTCGTGAAGCGCAGCGTCAATCAGGACGACGTGCGGGCCTACCACCTGTTCTACTCCGACGCGGTGGGAAGCCCCGGCAACGACCTGACCTTTTTCGACTGGAACGTGCCCCGTGAACAGCGCGGTACGCACAGCATCACCCGCACCGCCCTGCGCGTGCACGGTGAAGGCGCCCTGCGCTGGTGGGAAACGCACCTGCGCGACCACGGTGTGCAGACCGGCACCATCAGCGAACGCGACGCCCGGCTGGTGCTCGACTTCGAGGATCCCGAAGGCCAGCGCCTCACCCTGATCGACGACGGCGGCGCCGGCGACGAGACCCACCCCTGGGAGCGCAGCTCCGTACCCGCCGAGTACCAGATTCGCGGCCTGGGACCCATCACCATCAGCGTGCCGAACCTGCGCCCCACCGACATCGTGCTGACCAAGGCCCTCAACATGCGGCCCGTGCGGCAGTACGCCCACCCCGAGACTCCCGAGCACACCGTGTACGTCTACGAGATGGGCCAGGGCGGGCCCGACAAGGAACTGCACGTGGCCGTGCAGCCGGGCCTGCCCTTCGCGCAGGGTGGCGCGGGCGGGGTGCATCACGTCGCCTTCCGGGTGCCCGACGAGGAGCAGTACCACGCCTGGACGGAGCGCCTGGCCAACATGGGCATCCGCACCAGCGGTGAGGTGGACCGCTACTACTTTCGCAGCCTGTACTTCCGTGAGCCGGGCGGCATCCTGTTCGAGCTGGCTACCGACGGTCCCGGCTTCGCGGTGGACGAGGACCCCGCCACCCTGGGCGAGAGCGTGGTGCTGCCTCCCTTTCTGGAGCCGCGCCGAGCCGAGATCCTGGCGAACCTCAAGCCAATCGACTGA